The Triticum aestivum cultivar Chinese Spring chromosome 3A, IWGSC CS RefSeq v2.1, whole genome shotgun sequence genome includes a region encoding these proteins:
- the LOC123062677 gene encoding 60S ribosomal protein L10a — translation MSKLQSDALREAITNIINDCREKNRKFVETIELQIGLKNYDPQKDKRFSGSVKLPHIPRPKMRVCMLGDAQHVEEAGKMGLDCMDVESLKKMNKNKKLVKKLAKKYHAFLASEAIIKQIPRLLGPGLNKAGKFPTLVSHQESLESKVNETKATVKFQLKKVLCMGVAVGHLGMEEKQIFQNVQMSVNFLVSLLKKNWQNVRCLYLKSTMGKVYRLF, via the exons ATGAG TAAGTTGCAGAGCGACGCCCTGAGGGAGGCAATCACAAACATTATCAATGACTGCCGTGAGAAGAACCGCAAGTTCGTTGAAACCATTGAGCTGCAGATTGGTCTGAAGAACTATGACCCGCAAAAGGACAAGCGTTTCAGTGGTTCTGTCAAGCTTCCTCACATCCCTCGCCCAAAGATGAGGGTTTGCATGCTTGGTGATGCCCAGCACGTTGAAGAG GCAGGGAAAATGGGCCTAGACTGCATGGATGTGGAATCCCTTAAGAAGATGAACAAAAACAAGAAGCTGGTCAAGAAGCTTGCAAAGAAGTATCATGCTTTCCTTGCATCTGAGGCTATTATTAAGCAGATTCCCCGACTTCTTGGACCTGGTCTTAACAAGGCAG GAAAGTTTCCAACTTTGGTGTCTCACCAGGAATCCCTTGAGTCCAAGGTTAATGAGACCAAGGCCACAGTCAAGTTCCAGTTGAAAAAGGTGCTTTGCATGGGTGTTGCCGTTGGCCACCTGGGTATGGAGGAGAAGCAGATCTTCCAGAACGTGCAGATGAGCGTCAACTTCCTCGTCTCTCTGTTGAAGAAGAACTGGCAAAAC GTGAGATGCTTGTACCTGAAGAGCACGATGGGGAAGGTGTACCGGTTGTTCTAG
- the LOC123062676 gene encoding acidic endochitinase — translation MASRALAPFQLAAILLVALFATCHAGSIAVYWGQNDGEVSLAKTCASGNYKFVVVAFLPKFGKGQKPELNLAGHCDPSSGGCKILSKDIHSCQCRGVKVLLSLGGADGSYGLSSRGDARQVAMYLWNTFLGGTRSSSRPLGDAVLDGIDFDIEKGGSKFWGDLARDLKNLDKGVLLSAAPQCPFPDQWDDGAIRTGLFDFVWVQFYNNPESQISAGPGAFLAAWKRWESLPIGKLFLGLPASKDAAGTGFVPAGKLKSVLPLIKGTPKYGGVMLWAKFYDDHTGYSSAIKGHV, via the coding sequence ATGGCAAGCCGAGCTCTCGCCCCCTTCCAGCTCGCTGCCATCCTCCTGGTCGCGCTCTTCGCCACGTGCCATGCCGGCAGCATCGCTGTGTACTGGGGCCAGAACGACGGCGAGGTGTCGCTGGCTAAGACATGCGCGTCAGGTAACTACAAGTTCGTCGTCGTTGCTTTCCTCCCAAAGTTTGGCAAGGGCCAGAAGCCGGAGCTGAACCTCGCCGGCCACTGTGACCCTTCATCTGGCGGCTGCAAAATCCTGAGCAAGGACATCCACTCGTGCCAGTGCCGCGGCGTCAAGGTCCTCCTCTCCCTCGGGGGCGCGGACGGCAGCTACGGCCTCTCGTCCCGCGGCGATGCACGGCAGGTTGCCATGTATCTCTGGAACACCTTCCTGGGCGGCACGAGGTCGTCGTCTCGCCCCCTCGGGGACGCTGTGCTCGACGGCATCGACTTCGACATCGAGAAAGGCGGCTCCAAGTTCTGGGGTGACCTTGCCAGGGACCTCAAGAACTTGGACAAGGGCGTGCTGCTGAGCGCGGCGCCACAGTGCCCTTTCCCTGACCAGTGGGACGATGGCGCGATCAGGACAGGGCTGTTCGACTTCGTGTGGGTGCAGTTCTACAACAACCCGGAGAGCCAGATCAGCGCAGGCCCTGGAGCATTCTTGGCCGCGTGGAAGAGGTGGGAGTCATTGCCGATAGGGAAGCTCTTCCTGGGGCTGCCGGCTTCCAAGGACGCGGCGGGCACCGGGTTCGTGCCCGCCGGCAAGCTCAAGTCGGTACTGCCGCTCATCAAGGGCACGCCCAAGTACGGCGGCGTCATGCTGTGGGCTAAGTTCTATGACGATCACACTGGATATAGCTCCGCCATCAAGGGCCACGTGTGA
- the LOC123058807 gene encoding acidic endochitinase-like has product MASRALTTFQLTATLLVALLATCHAGGIAVYWGQNDGEASLAETCASGNYEFVILAFLPKFGKGQTPQLDLGSHCDASSGGCKSQSKEIQSCQRGGVKVLLSIGGGDGSYGLSSPGDARQVAMYLWNNYLGGTSSFRPLGDAILDGIDFDIELGGAKFWNDLATDLKNLEKNGGKTVLLSAAPQCPFPDEWDGNAINTGLFDFVWVQFYNNPECQFSAGRGAFMDAWKRWESVPAGKIFLGLPASKDAAGTGFVPAGELTSRVLPLIKGSPKYGGVMLWSKFYDDRTGYSSAIKSYV; this is encoded by the coding sequence ATGGCAAGCCGAGCTCTCACCACCTTCCAGCTCACGGCCACCCTCCTCGTGGCGCTACTGGCAACGTGCCATGCCGGCGGCATCGCCGTGTACTGGGGCCAGAACGACGGCGAGGCATCACTGGCCGAGACGTGCGCGTCTGGAAACTACGAGTTTGTCATCCTGGCTTTCCTCCCAAAGTTTGGCAAGGGCCAGACGCCACAACTAGACCTCGGCAGCCACTGCGACGCCTCGTCGGGCGGCTGCAAAAGCCAGAGCAAAGAAATCCAGTCATGCCAGCGCGGCGGTGTCAAGGTCCTCCTCTCCATCGGCGGCGGAGACGGCAGCTACGGTCTCTCATCACCCGGTGATGCACGACAAGTTGCCATGTACCTCTGGAACAACTACCTGGGCGGCACGTCATCATTCCGCCCTCTCGGCGACGCCATACTCGACGGCATCGACTTCGACATCGAGCTCGGCGGTGCCAAATTCTGGAATGATCTCGCCACGGACCTGAAGAACTTAGAAAAGAACGGTGGCAAGACCGTGTTGCTAAGCGCCGCACCGCAGTGCCCCTTCCCGGATGAATGGGACGGCAACGCGATCAACACGGGGCTGTTCGACTTCGTTTGGGTGCAGTTCTACAACAATCCAGAGTGCCAGTTTAGTGCGGGGCGTGGAGCGTTCATGGACGCGTGGAAAAGATGGGAGTCGGTGCCGGCAGGAAAGATCTTCCTAGGACTGCCAGCCTCCAAGGACGCTGCAGGCACCGGGTTCGTGCCCGCCGGGGAGCTCACTTCACGCGTGCTTCCGCTCATCAAGGGCTCACCCAAGTACGGCGGCGTCATGCTGTGGTCAAAGTTCTATGATGATCGCACTGGATATAGCTCCGCCATCAAGAGCTATGTGTGA